The DNA region agaatatctctaccgctcctgcggtctctagagagttgaaaacagcaggtctgggacaggtaggacgtccggtgaacaggtcagggttccatagccgcaggcagaagagttgaaactggagcagcagcacggccagatggactggagacagcaaggagtcatcatgccaggtagtcctgaggcatggtcctagggctgaggtcctccgagagagagagaaagaaagagagaaagagagaattagagagagcatacttaaattcacacaggacaccggataagacaggagaagtactccagatataacaaactgaccctagccccccgacacataaactactgcagtataaatactagaggctgagacaggaggggtcaggagacactgtggccccatccgatgatacccccggacagggccaaacaggaaggatataaccccactcactttgccaaagcacagcccccacaccactagagggattatcttcaaccaccaacttaccatcctgagacaaggccgagtatagcccacaaagatctccgccacggcacaacccaagacaggaagatcacgtcagtgactcaacccactcaagtgacgcacccctcctagggacggcatgaaagagcaccagtaagccagtgactcagcccctgtaataggtttagaggcagagaatcccagtggagagaggggaaccggccaggcagagacagcaagggcggttcgttgctccaaagcctttccgttcaccttcacactcctgggccagactacactcaatcatatgacccactgaagagataagtcttcagtaaagacttaaaggttgagaccgagtctgtgtctctcacatgggtaggcagaccattccataaaaatggagctctataggagaaagccctgcctccagcgttttgcttagaaattctagggacaattaggaggcctgcgtcttgtgaccgtagcgtacgtgtaggtatgtacggcaggaccaaattagaaagataggtaggagcaagcccatgtaatggtttgtaggttagcagtaaaaccttgaaatcagcccttgccttaacaggaagccagtgtagggaggctagcactggagtaatatgatcaaattttggggttctagtcaggattctagcagccgtattgagctctaactgaagtttatttagtgctttatccggggaGCCTGAAAGTAGAATATTGCAGTAGtataacctagaagtaacaaaagcatggattaattcttctgcatcatttttggacagaaagtttctgatttttgcaatgttacgtagatggaaaaaagctgtccttgaaacagtcttgatatgttcgtcaaaagagagatcagagtccagagtaacgccgaggtccttcacagttttatttgagacaactttacaaccatcaagattaattatcagattcaacagaagatctctttgtttcttgggacctagaacaaccatctctgttttgtccgagttttaAAGTAGACATTTTGCAgcaatccacttccttatgtctgaaacacaggcttccagctagggcaattttggggcttcaccatgtttcattgaaatgtacagctgtgtgtcatccgcatagcagttaaagttaacattatgttttcgaatgacatccccaagaggtaaaatatatagtgaaaacaatagtggtcctaaaacggaaccttgaggaacaccgaaatgtacagttgatttgtcagaggacaaaccattcacagagacaaactgatatctttccgacagataagatcttaaccaggccagaacttggaGACAGACAGAATTGCAGTGGTCTTACTAGGCATTGGTAGTCTTGGAAGTCTTGATACCAGAGTGCTTTTTGGGAAACCCAAAAAATaagttcccacaacttccaaggaaccaaaggTGCTAGCTGGGAAGAGTGTTATCTTGACCAAACCTGGGTCTTTCAGCATTCCTGGTATCGAACCCTGATCATGCACGTGCTGAGCTAAAGCTGAGGCATTAGTTCTGGGAGCGTAGTAGTTACCGAACCGTTCCCAGCTACACAATATGACTATTGTTTCtctgctgtctccctctctaggTGATCCAGCAGGCCATCCACAGCAGGCCCCAGACCATGGCAGCTCAGTACCTGCAGCAGATGTACGCGGCCCAGCAGCAACACATCATCCTGCAGACAGCTgcgctgcagcagcagcagccttaCAGTAGCAGACAGTCCCCCTCCTTACCCTCTGCTGCCAACAGCACGGTGCCCCAGTCAACTGGTACCTCTGTAAGTTGAGCACTCTGGTATCAAGACTACCAAGACTACCAATGCCGAGTAAGACCACTGcaattctgtctgtctccagatcACCCTCCCAGCCTCTTCAGTAACAGGCCAGCTGATTGGTCATTCTCAGAGTTCCAGCTCCACCACAGGCACTATTACCCAGCAGGCCATGCTCCTGGGGAATTGCTCTGCTTCCTGTAACCAAGCCCAGATGTACCTTCGCACCCAGATGGTACCTACCTTCTCTCTCTTATTGTAACAGCTTTGTAGCGTATGATAAACTATCTACTTGCCCAAAGACCATGGGAAGTAAAAATAAGTAAGCATGCCAAGTTCTCTGTCTCCTTTTCCACTGATGTTCTCCACTAACTTTTTTCTACTCTATTATCTTTTCTTTTTCCTCTTTGTCTTTTCCCTTGCTTCTTTGTCTTTTCTCTtgcttctctgtcttctctctcttctggcgcgttctcttttctctcttctgtctctgtaaGTTGATTCTGACCCCTGCGGCCACGGTGGCAGCAGTCCAGTCTGACCTGCCTTCTGTCTGCTGCAGCTCCTCTCAACTCTCCACTTCACAGGTCAGCAACCGCCACCAGGGGCAAAGGTCAAAGATGAAAGGTTGAGCATTGCCAGGTTTTACATACCTGGCAAGCTAACTAGGTTGTCATCGGAGGACAGCAAACTCCTGCTGACATGTTATTTATATCCCTGGAGGACAAATCATTTTTATACAAAAAATGTGAGCCTATGcacaagtcgctctggataaaggTGTCTGCTAAGTGGAGTGTATCTGACTTGACTTGGTAGGTCATTGCTCGACATGATCAAGTTGCAATTACCTAAATATATATCAGGTACAGACAGTAGTGCCCCAGTATGGAACCCAGTGGGACACAACATGATATCCACATTGTATTTTTTGATATCAAGCACTTTCTAAGAGACATTGGATGTTAGATTTACGTCTATAATaatacctctcctctctcaggtcCACAGCCTCGCTGTGCAGGCCCATCTCCCAGGGGCTTTGGCCCCTGCCCAGAGTGTCCTGTTGAAGCCATTCTCCACCCAGCCCCAGACGCTGGTCTCCTCTCTGCCCAAGATGTCCATCTGTCCCCTGAGGTCCAGTCAGCAGTCTGACCCCTCCACAGAAGCCTCTGGAGCTAAGCCTCGGCTGGCTGACATCACCAGGCTAACATCAGCAAACCAGCTTATCGCGCCTGGTAAGTCAATCACCATGGCATGGTCTCATCTTTTGTGCTCTGTTGGTTCATATCAGTGTTCTTAAATAACACTGATCCTGAggtaggcttttgttccagcccagagGAGGTTTACAACACATATCAATGTCTCAATCACTTAAGTCTGTTAACATGGTTTTATTTCAACTCCAGTGTTGTACATTTTGTTCCAACCTAGTGCAGGTTTAGACCACCTTCAGGTGTAATAATGTGGTTCTATTTCAGCGTCGTACACTCCTGTCCAGTCCCATGCTGTGGTCAGGCACCAGCTGCACTGTCCTCCGAGCCATAAGGGGGCACCCCACCAGCTCATCATCCAGCAGACCACAGCAGGATCCCACCGGCAGCTGCACCCTATCGCACTGCGCCTCGCACCCCAGGacacttccccctctctcttccctcttaccCTCCAGCCCCTGGCCACTCCCACCCATACCACCACCACTGTCCAATCCCAGCCTGGGGATGGCcttccagtcctctcctcttcctgtgagctgcccaccccaccccctccccaGCAGACAGTGGTAGTATCCTCATCATTAGCCCCTCCACCTCTTCTGTGTCCCAGCCtgctccagccccagctccaCCGCCAGCCCAAGCCCCCTACCCTGCGTCTTGGCCCCATCTCCCAGGCCTCTCTCCCCAGGCTGCTCCAGTCTCCACCGGCCTCCCTCCAGAGGTTGTCCCTGCGCTCAGTCCAGGCCCTGGCAGTGCAGTCCACTGGGGTTCAGGTGTCGGAGGAGATGCCTGTGGCAGAGGCTCCGGTCCAGATGCCTTTTCAGAACCATCATCCCCCCCAAACGTTCCAGAATCTATCCCAGACGTTCCATAATTTCTCCCCACCCCAGACTGTAGCTGTGGACCTGAAGATGCTTCCAGCCACCGTACGCACTCagaccccagagaggagagaggagatgagagaggagaggacgacCCCTCCACCCACACTCTCTCCAGCGGCTGGTTCAGACAGACTCTGTAAAGACATACAGCTCGCCTATACAGAGAACTGCACAGGTACACGGCACAATAGCATTTAGTGTTTTTCATTACTTAACTTTACCTTTTACACTATTTACTATTTTTATACTAAATCTAACCCGGACATACAgtaactgcctctctctctttgctcggCTCCATCCTCCAGGCAGGTTGAATTTCCCCTGCGTCCCTCCGTCCAGCTGCTCCGTTACCCACTCGTCTCAAGACCCCTCCTCTTACACCAGctgctcccctcctccactcctgcCCTCGGCCGCGGTAAGAAGCCCCGGCCAATCCCCCTCAGCCTCAGCCACCCTACCAGGGAGCCCTGAGAGAGCTAGACCTCTCATCCTCACACACATCATAGAGGGGTTCGTCGTCAGAGAGGCCCTGCAGCCGTTCCTCCCGGTATGTTCACTGGTGGGTGTGTTAACCAAGCTCCACAGTGTACACAGGCACTGGTCTCGTTAATTGTCACCAAAGGCACTGAGGCCAGTGtcagctctagccttttgggggacCTAAGCGAGATTTGGATGGGGGGGCCCCCCAACAAGCAGGCAAAAACTTGACAGTGGAGAGAAAAATGTACGTTTTAAAGTTTGACTGAGTACCGTTTTTTGTAGTCGGGACCCCCTAGCGGCCGCTAATGTCACTTATGCCTGGAGTCAGCCCTGCGACTGAGCCCAGCTAgtacataatgttctgagaaccatttgtttcttagagcttggtgagagcgtggttgtccttTGGTTATTTtgcatgttctcaaattgttctgagAACGTTAAGAACAttttccataaaaaccacaagaaaacttgAGTAACGTTCTAAGAATGTTGTTTAAAAACTTTAGGtctaggcgtcccgctagcggaGGGCGCGGAATTTAAAGAAATAAATATTCAtacaaattatggatattaaacatttaggtacatacaagtgtcttaaaTCGGTTGAAAGCTCAAATTTTTGTTAATCTAACTCCACTACccgatttacagtagccattacagcgaaagcatgccatgtgattgtttgaggacggcgtaccacatcaaaatatttttccgctggcacaggtttcataaattcacaaatagcgattaaaaatcttcctctgatttgtcatccaaagggtcccagctataacatgtagtgtcgttttgttagataaaatccttctttataacccaaaaagtcagtttagttggcgccatcgatttcagtaatccactcgttcaacatgcaaagaaaggaatccaaaaatctacccctaaactttgtttcaacaagtcaaaatgtttctatttactcctcaggtaccctaaaatgtaatcaaactatactATTTCTTACGGAAAAAAGTATGTTCAAAAGgtaaccgattttagcaggtgcgctCTGTCTTCATCGCGCGTTCATACAtcaatttccaagactgtgtccctgtactagAACTCATATTTATTATTCGTtttggaagttacaagcctgaaaccttgaacagagactgctgacaccctgtggaagccatagaaaTTGCATCCAAATTGCTAGAATTCAATATGcccctatactttccattgtaagagcatgggctctcaaaaaaaaatctggttggtttttctttggattttcttctACCGTATCtattgttatattctcctacattattgtagcatttctacaaacttgaaagtgttttctttccaatggtaccaattatatgcatgtcctggcttcagggcctgagcaacagtcagtttaatttgggcacgtcattcaggcggaaattgagaaaaaaaggggcctagccctaagaagttttaaaaacatatacattccgttcTTAGTATCAgcaaaactctctctatcctctatcttattatttgtgttcaggtgtgttggccgtgCCAACtaacacctgatcttaatgagtctttgtttcctttgaaatgtggtctgtttgaatagactaaaatgaacagctttgtaagTGTAAAAAAACATGTCAGGCTAGCTAGACGTATTCCAAAAAGATGGACCAGTTGCGAAATGGACCTGGGGCTTTCCCACCCGTACCCGATATGCATTAATTTATACAAAAAATATAAAGAGACCCGTTCCGAATGGTCCCAAGGACAACTAATCCCGTTTCATACAGACCTGGTTGGATCAAGACCCGGTCCGATCCaagtgagggaagcagcagaaaagcCATTATTTAAGCTACTTTATTAAACTGAGCTGATAAAGTgcgagaggaaggaaagagagttgcagctctagcaggctaaatccatggatagagaacaaaAGGTTATTCTTTTTTAGaaattttattgaacctttatttaactagccaagtcagttaagaacaaattcttatttacaatgacggcctaccccagacgatgctgggctaattgtgcgccgccctatgggactcccaatcaaagtcggttgtgatacagcctcgaATCAAACCACGGTCTGTAATGCCTTAgactgcgccactcgagagccccTAAAATAGAAATGtgattaatgcctaaggaaattaatttccatgtgtcctacctgtgcttggagttcaaaaaaGTTTGACCaaaataagctagcagtgttataaAAAGTCTTGTTGAAACATTCAGTAAAAGttaaggaagttattcaaaaaTCAAATAATGTATAATTTCCGTTCACagaacgttaataaaacctccAGGGTAAcgttcagggaaccatagtaaatCATTCTCAGAACCTCTGCAACCAACAAGTTTAGATTTCCAGTGtcagaacgtttaaaaaaaatTCAGTTTTATAGGTCAAGAAATGTATGGCTTCATTCCCGGAAACAATGagaaaccaaaaacatacgttcTCACGTCTTCCAagaaaccaaatgtgctagctgggagagTAGCTTAGTCCCAGTCACACCTCCCTCACTGTGAGAGCACTGCATAAAGAACCAACAACCTCGCAGATACAAAATGTCCTCTTGAACAAGCAGTCTCCCACTGGTAGTTGATTAGTTACCATTATGTTCAGCCCTCTGTAGTGGTAAAtgttgtgtactgtatgtgatcCAGTGATACAGTGGTGTGTTCCTGCTTCAGATGGGCCGTTCCTCTTTGGGGGCGGACCAGCAGGCCACGCTTCCTGAAGCCCGGGAGGTGGGAACCAATGGGGATCCAACACCTGAGATGAGAACCAATAAGGATTCAGCTCCAGAATTGAGAACCAATGGGGATCGAGTGTCTGAGATGAGAACCAATGGGGATCGAGTGCCAGAGGAGAGCCTGATGGATGCTGAGCAGCCAGACAATGACTCAGACATGGATGATATCCCCACCCAGGACGGTCAGTtccggtgtgtctgtgtgtgtccgtccatctgtctgtgtgtctgtctaacaGCTTGTATCTCCTGCTGCATCTCCTGCTGTACTATAGAACCTGCTGCTGAGAGCCTGGTAGACGTGCTgcagtgtgagttctgtgggaAGAGAGGCTACGTTCACACCTTCCTCCGATCCAAACGATTCTGCTCCATGACCTGTGTCAAGAGGTGAGTCCTGTAGGGTTGCAACATTTCTGGGGTTTCCAGATATCCCAGTTGGAAGATTCCTGTAGTTCCTGGTTATTCACTCCTGATTCCAGGAACCCGTATTCCTTGAAAAATCTGAATTTTGGAACATTATTCCCGAGGCAGATTAAGCTCCTCAAGCTGACTTGTGGACTTGTTGTCAAAAGCCATATGTAAATGTTCTCTTCCAGGATCCAGGGGAATCTAAACAACCCAactgcaatgttttgaacattatGGTGTTCTGTGGAATATCTCCCCTGAATGGCTAAACTCCAGAAACGTTTTATCTACAGatctcatctatctctctctcgctctctctttctgtcccctcCCCCCTCCGGTCAGGTTCAATGTGAGCTGTACAAAGCGTCTGAGCGTGTTGAAGGTGGACAAGGCCAGTCGTTGGGGCCACAGGCCGATGGGCCGTAGAGGACGTCCCTCGGGGAGGGTCAACGGGGGCACCAGAGAACACTTCCTCCTCAGACAGGTCAGAtgtcatagcctggtcccagatttaGCATATCTAGCAAACTATCCTATGGTCAATGCCAATCACGACAAGACAGTTTGCAAAACAACACAAACCAGGCAACAGTAAACGTGTCGTCCTCCACGAATGATGAAGCACCCCGCCTTGACATTTCTGTTAATAACTATAGCTCCCGTCTTGGGACAATCAATTTTGCCACTGACGGATCTCTATGGCACGACGCATCATTCACCCCATTTGTCAAAATCGCgccagtgctgtctgagatatcGCGTGTGACTAACGCACAAATGAATGAGACAGTTCCCCAATTTCATCATGGGGGACAACAAATCTGAAACCAGGCTAGGTCAATCAGACAGACAGAATTGATATGAACAACTTTGCAATTCTCGTGGTCTACTTACAGTATGAAACCCCAAACTGTTATCATTCAGAATATTCCATAGTTAAATGTCTGATTGTAGTCATGCTGGTTTTTCCACTGCAGGTGCAGGGGCCGTACGGCTCTGAGGAGACCCAGAGAACATTgaggggagaaggggaagaggaggcTGAGGATGAGCCCCCTGTCCCTATGATCACCAGGCTGCGCcggcaggaagagagggagagggtacaggagagagagagggagcagggaagacagaggaaagacacATTCATATCCTCTGGTGAACAGACCACAGGAGGACAAGAATGTAGTGACAATCCAACACAGTGGAGCGTGGGTCAAGTCTGCTCCTACATCAACTCTCTACCAGGTATCATGAATTTGTCCTACCATGGGACTTAAAGCTGATGTAACCAATACTGTAAtggatgtaaactcagcaaaaaaagaagcgtcctctcactgtcaactgtgttaattttcagcaaacttaacatgtgtaaatatttgtatgaacataagattcaacaactgagacataaactgaacaagttccacagagatgatgaacagaaatggaataatgtgtccctgaacaaaggggggtcaaaatcaaaagtaacagtcagtatctggtgtggccatcagctgcattaagtactgcagtgcatctcctcctcgtggactgcaccagattgccagttcttgctgtgagatgttaccccactcttccactaaggcacctgcaagttcccggacatttcaggggggaatggccctccccctcaccctccgatccaaaaggtcccagaggtgcccaatgggattgagatccgggctcttcgctggccatggcagaacactgacattcctgccttgcaggaaatcacgcacagaacgagcagtatggctggtggaattgtcatgctggagggtcatgtcaggatgagcctgcaggaagggtaccacatgagggaggagagtgtcttccctgtaacgcacagcgttgagattgcctgcaatgacaacaagctcagtccaatgatgctgtgacacaccaccccagaccctccacctccaaatcgatctcgctccagagtacaggcctctttgtaacgctcattccttcgactataaacgcaaatctgaccatcaccccgtTGAGACAAAACGCAACtcctcagtgaagagcactttttgccagtcctgtttgATCCAGCGACTGTGGGTTTGTGCccgtaggcgacgttgttgcttgtgatgtctggtgaggacctgccttacaacaggcctacaagccctcagtccagcctctctcagcctattgcggacagtctgagcactgatggagggattgtgcgttcctggtgtaactcgggcagttgttgttgccatcctgtacctgtcccgcaggtgtgatgttcggatgtaccgatcctgtgcaggtgttgttacacgtggtctgccactgcggggacgatcagctgtccgtcctgtctccctgtagcgctgtcttaggcgtctcacagtacggacattgaaatgtattgccctggccacatctgcagtcgtcatgcctccttgcagtatgcctaaggcacgttcacgcagatgagcagggaccctgggcatctttcttttggtgtttttcagagtcagtagaaaggcctctttagtgtcctaagttttcataactgtgaccttaattgcctaccgtctgtaagctgttggtgtcttaacgaccgttccacaggtgcatgttaattaattgtttatggttcattgaacaagcataggaaacagtgtttaaaccctttacaatgaagatctgtgaagttatttggatttttacgaattatctttgaaagacagggtcctgaaaaagggccgtttctttttttgttgagtttatatacagtatatcttatACAATATCACTGGGGCCAGTAGTTTTTCCTGCTCAGGTCACATCTCCTGGCCCTAAACTCCTCTCTTTCcaccttcctgttcctctccccctactctcttcattctcccacctctctctccaccctcttccTTCTCTAGGTGGGCGGGACATATCAGAGGAGTTCCGTTCCCACGAGATTGACGGCCAAGCCCTCCTATTGCTGACAGAGGACCACCTGATGACAGCGATGAACATCAAACTAGGACCCGCCCTCAAACTCTGTGCCCACATCAACTCTCTGAAGGAACCATGAGCACAGGACAGGGCCCATCTGGTCAAAGTAGGGTACTATATAGgagatagagtgccatttgggatgcgaaTGAGAGGAGCACCCTTATCAGACTTAGAGGATATGAGATTCTAGGAAATGACACACAAACAAATATACTTGCTCTCTACCTTTTAACTCTGTGAGAAGCAGCGAGTTGTAAACTGTTCAGCTGTGTGTCAGTCATCATTCAACACATTAACAACCATCTATCATTGTAGTGATTGTAGCAATAAGGCTCAAGGTGGCCTTTTTTCTGTGTATTACATTGTACATGCTGTTTAAACTTTAAAGTTTAATGAATTGTATTTAAATGTTTTCAAAATGTTACTCTCTGAAGACCGTTTTCCAAACCTGAGAGGAGATGGGATTTAACAATGACTCACAAGTGtgcgccccaaatggcaccctattactttTATAGTGCgctgcttttgaccaggacccataaggctctggtcaaaattagtggactatatagggaatagggtgccatttgggatgtaaccaGATTGACTGAAGTTGCATATGAGGAAATCCACTTCCAGCCCGTGCTGCAGAGCAACCAGGAAGTGCCTTGTGAATTCCAAGGTTGATGAGACATTAGATCAAGTAACATGTTTATTACTGCTATAATAAATacaccaaaaaatatatataaacgcaacatgtaaggtgttggtcccatgtttcataagctgaaataaaagatcactgAAATGTTCCATTCAcacaaaaaaagcttatttctctcaaattctgtgcacaaatttgttttcaTCCCTGTTAGAGAGCATttttcatttgccaagataatccatccacctgacaggtttgaagcatgatcattacacagttgcaccttgtgctggggacaataaaaggccactataaaatgtgcagtCTCGTCACACAACACAACGTCGCAAGTTTTTAATTTAATGTTAAATTATGTTTTAatgttctctaccataaaccgcctccaatgtcattttagagaatatgTTAATAAGTCCAACAAGTGCAGACCACGTTGTGGTAAACCATGGGGTGTTGGGTTTGAGCACACAaatggacacagagacaggaaggtTCTAGAAAACACGCTTTTACTGGTCaacataaaataataataaagtaaCAACTAAATAACTTAGTAGTTGGCTCGGCCCTTCATCTGGGCCGCCTCCTCGTATTCGGTTCCGTGCTCCGGGAGCTTCGTTCCCATCTGTTGGCCCACTCCCTGCCTCTCATTTTCTCTCCCACGGTGTGCCACGGTGCTCCATTTACATAGCACGACTGGTTGGAACTCTCCCCTAATTGGTCAtgctatcatgctgaaacatgaggtgatgacggTGGTTGAAtcgcacaacaatgggcctcaggatctcatcacggtatctctgcgttcaaattgctatcgataaaatgaaattgtgttcgttgtccataatcccaccgccaccatggggcactctgttcactcTCACCAACAGAGTTCCCCCACTCTGTTGGTGGCATCAGTGTCGTGGTGCCCACCCCGGGTActcccagcagagggagcaaACGTCGCGGCACGTACTTCCCCTCCATCACCAACCCCCGGGGTAGACCTCCGGGATACCacaacgtgtatggcgttgtgtgggcgagcggtttgccgatgtcaacgttgtgaacagagtgccccatggtggcggtgggattatggacaacgaacacaatttcattttatcgatagcaatttgaacgcagagataccgtgatgagatcctgaggtccattgttgtGCGATTCAACCAccgtcatcacctcatgtttcagcatgataatgcacagccccatgccgcaaggatctgtgcacaattcatggaagctgaaaatgtcccagttcttcgatggcctgcatactcaccagacatgtcacccattgagcatgtttgggatgctctggatcgacgcgtaccacagcgtgttccagttcccgccaatatccagcaacttcacacagccattgaagaggagtgggacaacattccacaggccacaatcaacagcctgatcaactctatgcgaaggagatgtgtcgtgctgcatgaggcaaatggtggtcacacaagatactgactggttttctgatccaagccactaccttttttaaaaaagatatctgtgaccaacagatgcatatgtgtattcccagtcatgtgaaatccatagattagggcccacttgactttatttcaattgactgatttctttatactgttgaaattgttgcattattgcatttatatttttgttcggtaaatAATACAAATGTTTccaaaactggaaacacttacctccctcactagctttaagcaccagctgtcagagcagctcacagattactccacctgtacatagcccatctataatttagcccaaacaactacctctttccctactgtatttatttattttgctcctttgcaccccattatttctatctctactttgcacattcttccactgcaaatcaaccattccagtgttttacttgctgta from Salvelinus fontinalis isolate EN_2023a chromosome 26, ASM2944872v1, whole genome shotgun sequence includes:
- the phc3 gene encoding polyhomeotic-like protein 3 isoform X1; this translates as MMDRQSPEKTEGGEERETNGTAATVTVASNTKAVTTVANNNVAASVVIAMTTTDSTTPTSSQAPPTSLGTAPTESQAVQVIQQAIHSRPQTMAAQYLQQMYAAQQQHIILQTAALQQQQPYSSRQSPSLPSAANSTVPQSTGTSITLPASSVTGQLIGHSQSSSSTTGTITQQAMLLGNCSASCNQAQMYLRTQMLILTPAATVAAVQSDLPSVCCSSSQLSTSQVHSLAVQAHLPGALAPAQSVLLKPFSTQPQTLVSSLPKMSICPLRSSQQSDPSTEASGAKPRLADITRLTSANQLIAPASYTPVQSHAVVRHQLHCPPSHKGAPHQLIIQQTTAGSHRQLHPIALRLAPQDTSPSLFPLTLQPLATPTHTTTTVQSQPGDGLPVLSSSCELPTPPPPQQTVVVSSSLAPPPLLCPSLLQPQLHRQPKPPTLRLGPISQASLPRLLQSPPASLQRLSLRSVQALAVQSTGVQVSEEMPVAEAPVQMPFQNHHPPQTFQNLSQTFHNFSPPQTVAVDLKMLPATVRTQTPERREEMREERTTPPPTLSPAAGSDRLCKDIQLAYTENCTGRLNFPCVPPSSCSVTHSSQDPSSYTSCSPPPLLPSAAVRSPGQSPSASATLPGSPERARPLILTHIIEGFVVREALQPFLPVCSLMGRSSLGADQQATLPEAREVGTNGDPTPEMRTNKDSAPELRTNGDRVSEMRTNGDRVPEESLMDAEQPDNDSDMDDIPTQDEPAAESLVDVLQCEFCGKRGYVHTFLRSKRFCSMTCVKRFNVSCTKRLSVLKVDKASRWGHRPMGRRGRPSGRVNGGTREHFLLRQVQGPYGSEETQRTLRGEGEEEAEDEPPVPMITRLRRQEERERVQEREREQGRQRKDTFISSGEQTTGGQECSDNPTQWSVGQVCSYINSLPGGRDISEEFRSHEIDGQALLLLTEDHLMTAMNIKLGPALKLCAHINSLKEP
- the phc3 gene encoding polyhomeotic-like protein 3 isoform X2, whose product is MMDRQSPEKTEGGEERETNGTAATVTVASNTKAVTTVANNNVAASVVIAMTTTDSTTPTSSQAPPTSLGTAPTESQAVQVIQQAIHSRPQTMAAQYLQQMYAAQQQHIILQTAALQQQQPYSSRQSPSLPSAANSTVPQSTGTSITLPASSVTGQLIGHSQSSSSTTGTITQQAMLLGNCSASCNQAQMYLRTQMLILTPAATVAAVQSDLPSVCCSSSQLSTSQVHSLAVQAHLPGALAPAQSVLLKPFSTQPQTLVSSLPKMSICPLRSSQQSDPSTEASGAKPRLADITRLTSANQLIAPASYTPVQSHAVVRHQLHCPPSHKGAPHQLIIQQTTAGSHRQLHPIALRLAPQDTSPSLFPLTLQPLATPTHTTTTVQSQPGDGLPVLSSSCELPTPPPPQQTVVVSSSLAPPPLLCPSLLQPQLHRQPKPPTLRLGPISQASLPRLLQSPPASLQRLSLRSVQALAVQSTGVQVSEEMPVAEAPVQMPFQNHHPPQTFQNLSQTFHNFSPPQTVAVDLKMLPATVRTQTPERREEMREERTTPPPTLSPAAGSDRLCKDIQLAYTENCTGRLNFPCVPPSSCSVTHSSQDPSSYTSCSPPPLLPSAAVRSPGQSPSASATLPGSPERARPLILTHIIEGFVVREALQPFLPMGRSSLGADQQATLPEAREVGTNGDPTPEMRTNKDSAPELRTNGDRVSEMRTNGDRVPEESLMDAEQPDNDSDMDDIPTQDEPAAESLVDVLQCEFCGKRGYVHTFLRSKRFCSMTCVKRFNVSCTKRLSVLKVDKASRWGHRPMGRRGRPSGRVNGGTREHFLLRQVQGPYGSEETQRTLRGEGEEEAEDEPPVPMITRLRRQEERERVQEREREQGRQRKDTFISSGEQTTGGQECSDNPTQWSVGQVCSYINSLPGGRDISEEFRSHEIDGQALLLLTEDHLMTAMNIKLGPALKLCAHINSLKEP